In one Pseudarthrobacter oxydans genomic region, the following are encoded:
- a CDS encoding cysteine desulfurase family protein — MIFLDAAATTPVRREVLDAMWPYLTGEFGNPSSHHTLGEAAARALADARASVAAVLGCRPGEVTFTSGGTEADNLAVKGIALARQAADPALNRVVISGVEHPAVEESARYLARFHAFEVDVVPVDGTGQVTPEALLAVLRPETALVSIMYANNEVGTVQPVAELAAAAHSHGVPFHTDAVQAAGWLPLDTRALGVDAMSLSGHKLGAPKGCGVLFVRGRTRIEPLIHGGGQERGRRSGTENVAGAVGLAAALALAQAGQEEERRRVAALRDSFIDAVLTGVPGAVLTGHPAERLPSVASFCFPGTSGESVLLELERQGVVCSSGSACAAGSDAPSPVLTAMGFEAEVAQTAVRFSFDAAVAGEDLAVAAKAVRQAVASVRTLGS, encoded by the coding sequence ATGATCTTCCTTGATGCTGCCGCCACCACCCCGGTCCGCCGCGAGGTCCTGGACGCCATGTGGCCCTACCTGACCGGCGAGTTCGGAAACCCCTCCAGCCACCACACCCTGGGCGAGGCTGCTGCCAGGGCGCTCGCGGATGCAAGGGCCTCGGTGGCAGCGGTCCTGGGCTGCCGGCCCGGTGAGGTCACCTTCACCTCCGGCGGCACCGAAGCGGACAACCTGGCCGTTAAAGGCATTGCCCTGGCGCGGCAGGCAGCCGACCCCGCGCTGAACCGGGTGGTGATCAGCGGCGTCGAACACCCGGCCGTTGAGGAGTCCGCACGGTACCTGGCACGCTTCCACGCCTTCGAGGTTGACGTGGTGCCGGTGGACGGGACCGGGCAGGTCACTCCCGAGGCGCTCCTCGCAGTACTGCGCCCGGAAACCGCGCTGGTCAGCATCATGTACGCCAACAATGAAGTGGGGACGGTCCAGCCGGTCGCCGAACTGGCCGCCGCAGCACACAGCCATGGGGTTCCCTTCCATACGGATGCAGTGCAGGCGGCGGGCTGGCTGCCCCTTGACACCAGGGCGCTGGGCGTTGACGCGATGAGCCTTTCGGGCCACAAACTGGGGGCACCCAAGGGCTGCGGGGTGCTCTTCGTCCGCGGCCGCACCAGGATCGAGCCGCTGATCCACGGCGGCGGCCAGGAGCGCGGCCGCCGTTCGGGGACGGAGAACGTTGCAGGTGCCGTGGGGCTGGCCGCCGCGCTGGCACTCGCCCAGGCCGGCCAGGAGGAAGAACGACGGCGGGTGGCCGCCCTGCGGGACAGCTTTATTGACGCCGTGCTCACGGGGGTACCGGGGGCGGTGCTGACCGGGCACCCCGCAGAGCGGCTGCCCTCCGTGGCATCGTTCTGCTTCCCCGGAACCAGCGGCGAATCGGTGCTCCTGGAACTGGAGCGCCAAGGGGTGGTGTGCTCGAGCGGCTCCGCCTGCGCAGCCGGGTCCGATGCGCCGTCGCCGGTCCTCACGGCCATGGGGTTCGAGGCTGAGGTGGCCCAGACAGCGGTCAGGTTCAGCTTTGACGCCGCGGTGGCGGGGGAGGACCTGGCGGTTGCCGCCAAAGCTGTCCGGCAGGCAGTGGCAAGCGTGCGGACCCTCGGCTCCTAG
- the nadC gene encoding carboxylating nicotinate-nucleotide diphosphorylase, which translates to MTETTLLDLALPSAPVREILERAFAEDAPAGDITSQLLIPAEARATAVLNARVPGVFSGATVFRDAMLLVDPDTDVELLRGDGDRFDAGTHLARVSGRARSVLLAERVALNLVQRMSAIATRTAEFVELTEGTPARITDTRKTTPGLRILERFAVRCGGGANHRYSLSDAVLAKDNHLAVMTGGDPARLTGLLLAAKAQLGHTTHFEVEVDRMDQIEPVLAAGVDTIMLDNFTVEELRAGVALVAGRARVEASGNVNLTTVAGIAATGVDVISVGALTHTVAALDLGLDVELTAG; encoded by the coding sequence ATGACTGAAACAACCCTGCTTGACCTGGCGCTGCCGTCGGCGCCGGTGCGGGAGATCCTGGAGCGCGCCTTCGCCGAAGACGCTCCGGCGGGGGACATCACCTCCCAGCTGCTCATCCCCGCCGAAGCCCGCGCCACCGCCGTGCTGAACGCCCGCGTGCCCGGCGTCTTCAGCGGCGCCACCGTGTTCCGAGACGCCATGCTGCTGGTGGACCCGGACACGGACGTGGAACTGCTGCGGGGGGACGGCGACAGGTTCGACGCCGGCACGCACCTCGCGAGGGTCAGCGGACGGGCCCGCTCGGTACTGCTTGCCGAACGCGTGGCCCTCAACCTGGTCCAGCGGATGTCCGCGATCGCCACCAGGACCGCGGAATTCGTCGAGCTCACCGAAGGGACGCCCGCCCGCATTACCGACACCCGCAAGACCACCCCAGGACTGCGGATCCTGGAGCGCTTCGCGGTGCGCTGCGGGGGAGGCGCCAACCACCGGTACAGCCTGTCGGACGCGGTTCTCGCCAAGGACAACCACCTGGCCGTCATGACCGGAGGGGACCCCGCCAGGCTCACGGGACTGCTCCTGGCCGCCAAGGCGCAGCTGGGGCACACCACGCACTTCGAGGTCGAGGTGGACCGGATGGACCAGATCGAACCTGTCCTGGCGGCAGGCGTGGACACCATCATGCTGGACAACTTCACCGTGGAGGAGCTGCGCGCCGGCGTTGCCCTGGTTGCAGGCCGGGCACGGGTGGAGGCCAGCGGCAACGTCAACCTCACCACCGTCGCGGGAATTGCCGCCACGGGGGTGGACGTCATCTCCGTTGGCGCGCTCACCCACACGGTGGCCGCGCTGGACCTCGGCCTGGACGTGGAACTGACGGCCGGGTGA
- the nadB gene encoding L-aspartate oxidase: protein MSAAPIVPGTRRRLVVVGSGIAGLYAALLAADAGADVVLLSKGQLCESNTWYAQGGISAVLDEPTPGDTVAAHIADTLQAGAGHCNEEAVRLMCTEARRDIAGLERFGVVFDPGTDGGPALGLEAAHSAPRILHAGGDATGAKVAAALIRAVLARQAGGSLALHTGAHATALRQTDGHVKGVEFLQDGRTLTLRGDAVLLATGGAGQLFAQTTNPAVATADGLALAVRSGAAVSDLEFFQFHPTCLVPGAGTPGPGTARGLDQDPLLISEAVRGEGAVLVDGNGKRFMRAYHPGAELAPRDVVSRSIALHLAKLGDPNGHVYLDARVIEQAKGPGFLAKRFPTLTQRTLDAGIDWTRELVPVAPAAHYWMGGVLTDLHGRTTVPGLYAAGEVACTGVQGANRLASNSLLEGLVFGRRAVEHFLAGDDGGAPPRGTDAPRAASAAGGLPLTHASAPLPRETMDAGTFPAVLVGEPAASAAPGGSRPSNFGGGSEPFSREALRRMMTAKAGVLRSGELLREAGDTLGRWAAVVRPGTVAPSADARLHEDRNLLLAAQLLVAAAQERQESLGAHYRSDCPEDASGIREEFDTTYPNRPKVSILHD, encoded by the coding sequence ATGTCCGCCGCGCCCATTGTGCCCGGCACGCGCCGGCGGCTGGTCGTCGTCGGCAGCGGTATTGCCGGACTTTACGCCGCACTGCTGGCGGCCGACGCCGGGGCAGACGTGGTGCTGCTGAGCAAGGGCCAGCTTTGCGAGAGCAACACCTGGTACGCCCAGGGCGGCATCTCAGCCGTGCTGGACGAGCCCACCCCCGGGGACACCGTTGCGGCCCACATTGCCGACACCCTCCAGGCAGGTGCGGGACACTGCAACGAAGAGGCAGTCCGGCTCATGTGCACGGAGGCCCGCAGGGACATTGCCGGGCTGGAACGGTTCGGCGTGGTCTTTGATCCCGGTACAGACGGCGGCCCGGCATTGGGGCTGGAAGCCGCCCATTCCGCCCCGCGGATCCTGCACGCGGGCGGCGACGCCACAGGCGCGAAGGTGGCCGCGGCCCTGATCCGTGCAGTGCTGGCCCGGCAGGCAGGCGGTTCCCTGGCACTTCATACCGGCGCCCACGCCACAGCCCTCCGGCAAACGGACGGCCACGTCAAGGGCGTCGAGTTCCTGCAGGACGGCCGGACACTCACACTGCGCGGGGACGCCGTGCTGCTCGCCACCGGCGGAGCAGGCCAGTTGTTTGCCCAGACCACCAACCCCGCGGTGGCCACCGCCGACGGCCTTGCGCTCGCCGTCCGCAGCGGGGCAGCAGTGTCCGACCTGGAATTCTTCCAGTTCCACCCCACCTGCCTGGTGCCCGGCGCCGGCACCCCGGGCCCGGGCACCGCCCGCGGGCTGGACCAGGATCCGCTCCTCATCTCCGAAGCCGTCCGCGGCGAAGGAGCCGTCCTCGTCGATGGCAACGGGAAGCGATTCATGCGGGCCTACCACCCCGGCGCCGAACTCGCCCCCCGCGACGTGGTCTCCCGCAGCATTGCCCTGCACCTTGCCAAGCTCGGCGATCCCAACGGCCACGTCTACCTCGACGCACGCGTCATTGAGCAAGCCAAGGGTCCCGGATTCCTGGCGAAGCGGTTCCCCACCCTCACGCAGAGGACCCTCGACGCCGGCATCGACTGGACCCGCGAACTCGTTCCGGTGGCACCCGCGGCCCACTACTGGATGGGCGGAGTCCTTACCGACCTCCACGGCCGCACCACTGTTCCAGGACTGTATGCGGCCGGGGAAGTTGCGTGCACCGGGGTCCAAGGGGCAAACCGGCTGGCCAGCAACTCCCTCCTGGAGGGACTCGTCTTCGGCCGCCGCGCTGTTGAACACTTCCTGGCAGGTGACGACGGCGGTGCGCCCCCTCGGGGCACCGATGCTCCGCGTGCTGCCTCGGCCGCGGGCGGCCTCCCCTTGACGCACGCTTCCGCACCGCTGCCCCGAGAAACTATGGACGCCGGCACCTTCCCTGCTGTTTTAGTAGGCGAGCCGGCCGCATCAGCTGCTCCGGGTGGGAGCCGGCCGTCCAACTTCGGTGGGGGGAGTGAGCCGTTCTCCCGTGAGGCCCTGCGCCGGATGATGACTGCCAAGGCCGGGGTGCTTCGCTCCGGGGAGCTGCTCCGGGAAGCGGGGGACACCCTGGGGCGGTGGGCCGCCGTCGTTCGTCCCGGCACTGTTGCCCCTTCTGCGGACGCCCGACTGCATGAGGACCGGAACCTGCTCCTGGCAGCGCAGCTCCTGGTGGCTGCGGCCCAGGAACGCCAGGAGTCCTTGGGCGCCCATTACCGCAGCGATTGCCCGGAGGATGCTTCCGGCATCAGGGAAGAATTCGACACCACGTACCCGAACCGCCCGAAAGTGAGCATCCTCCATGACTGA
- the nadA gene encoding quinolinate synthase NadA, translating to MSSVNTAIQLITREQAENGATAKGSTCSPALAKGPWDYDLAEALTGVPAYGPGASSADVAPAATPRQGQLPEEYKLASDAELGERILAAKAALGDRAVILGHFYQRDEVIQYADFVGDSFQLANAALTRPDAEAIVFCGVHFMAETADILSAPGQAVVLPNLAAGCSMADMADADSVAECWEQLEEIYGTEPDAEGRVPVIPVTYMNSSAALKAFCGERGGIVCTSSNARTVLEWAFQRARRVLFFPDQHLGRNTAKALGVPLEQMPMWNPRKDLGGNDEQALLDSRVILWHGFCSVHKRFTVAQIEKARADFPGVQVIVHPECPMEVVDAADSAGSTDFIRKAIAAATEPTTFAIGTEINMVNRLAAEYPQHTIFCLDPVICPCSTMYRIHPGYLAWVLEELVAGRIVNRITVADSVQDHARTALERMLAARP from the coding sequence ATGAGCAGCGTCAACACGGCAATCCAGCTGATCACGCGCGAGCAGGCCGAAAACGGCGCCACCGCAAAGGGCAGCACCTGCAGCCCGGCCCTGGCCAAGGGCCCCTGGGACTACGACCTTGCCGAGGCGCTCACCGGCGTTCCCGCCTACGGCCCGGGTGCCTCCAGTGCGGACGTGGCTCCCGCCGCCACCCCCCGCCAGGGCCAGCTGCCCGAGGAATACAAACTGGCCAGCGACGCCGAGCTGGGCGAAAGGATCCTGGCCGCGAAGGCTGCGCTGGGGGACCGGGCCGTCATCCTGGGGCACTTCTACCAGCGCGATGAAGTGATCCAGTACGCCGACTTCGTGGGCGACTCCTTCCAGCTGGCCAACGCCGCACTCACCCGTCCGGACGCAGAGGCGATCGTTTTCTGTGGCGTCCACTTCATGGCCGAAACCGCTGACATCCTCTCCGCCCCCGGGCAGGCCGTCGTCCTGCCCAACCTGGCGGCCGGCTGCTCCATGGCGGACATGGCCGACGCCGACTCCGTGGCTGAGTGCTGGGAGCAGCTTGAGGAGATTTACGGCACGGAGCCCGACGCCGAGGGCCGGGTTCCGGTCATCCCCGTCACCTACATGAATTCCTCCGCCGCGCTGAAGGCCTTCTGCGGCGAGCGCGGCGGCATCGTCTGCACCTCCTCCAACGCCAGGACGGTCCTTGAGTGGGCGTTCCAGCGCGCCCGGCGGGTGCTGTTCTTCCCGGACCAGCACCTGGGCCGCAACACTGCCAAGGCCCTGGGCGTGCCGCTGGAGCAGATGCCCATGTGGAATCCGCGCAAGGACCTGGGCGGCAACGACGAGCAGGCGCTGCTCGATTCCCGCGTCATCCTGTGGCACGGGTTCTGCTCGGTGCACAAGCGCTTCACCGTGGCCCAGATCGAGAAAGCCCGCGCCGACTTCCCCGGCGTCCAGGTGATCGTGCACCCGGAGTGCCCCATGGAGGTGGTGGACGCTGCCGATTCGGCCGGCTCCACCGACTTCATCAGGAAGGCCATCGCCGCGGCCACGGAACCCACCACTTTTGCCATCGGCACAGAGATCAACATGGTGAACCGGCTTGCCGCCGAATACCCGCAGCACACCATCTTCTGCCTGGATCCCGTGATCTGCCCCTGCTCCACCATGTACCGCATCCACCCGGGCTACCTTGCCTGGGTGCTGGAGGAACTGGTGGCCGGGCGGATCGTCAACCGGATCACGGTGGCGGACTCCGTCCAGGACCATGCACGGACCGCGCTCGAGCGCATGCTCGCCGCCAGGCCATAA
- a CDS encoding NrtR DNA-binding winged helix domain-containing protein: protein MYSSSANVSERQAAPPSLAISTVIFALRPSEKSGRPTLWLPLVRRIREPFKGLWALPGGPLSHAESLQDAASRNLRETTGLAPSYLEQLYAFGGLHRSPTQRVVSIVYWALVQPTEAALADESENVRWFRADRLGELAFDHNAIVDYALWRLRNKLAYGSVAYHLLGEYFTLAQVREVYEAVLDRELDPANFRRQLKSTPEIEETGEYLQGGKHRPPRLYRFTGRPGLDPDNRSTP from the coding sequence ATGTACTCCAGTTCTGCCAACGTCTCCGAGCGCCAGGCCGCGCCGCCGTCGCTGGCCATCTCCACGGTCATCTTCGCGCTCCGCCCCAGTGAAAAATCCGGGCGCCCTACGCTCTGGCTGCCGCTGGTGCGAAGGATCCGGGAACCCTTCAAAGGACTATGGGCGCTGCCGGGCGGCCCGCTGAGCCACGCGGAGTCGCTCCAGGACGCGGCCTCACGGAACCTGAGGGAGACAACAGGACTTGCCCCCAGCTACCTGGAGCAGTTGTACGCGTTCGGCGGGCTTCACCGCTCACCCACCCAGCGCGTGGTTTCGATCGTCTACTGGGCCCTGGTCCAGCCGACCGAAGCCGCGCTCGCGGATGAGTCCGAGAACGTCCGGTGGTTCCGTGCGGACCGCCTTGGCGAACTCGCCTTTGACCACAACGCGATCGTGGACTACGCGTTGTGGCGGCTGCGCAACAAGTTGGCCTACGGCTCCGTGGCCTACCACCTGCTGGGGGAATACTTCACCCTTGCCCAGGTGCGGGAGGTTTACGAAGCCGTCCTGGACCGCGAGTTGGATCCGGCGAACTTCCGCAGGCAGCTCAAGTCCACCCCCGAAATAGAGGAAACGGGCGAGTACCTCCAGGGCGGCAAGCACCGTCCACCGCGCCTCTACCGCTTTACCGGCCGGCCCGGCCTTGACCCAGACAACAGGAGCACACCATGA